In Penaeus vannamei isolate JL-2024 chromosome 15, ASM4276789v1, whole genome shotgun sequence, the following are encoded in one genomic region:
- the LOC113812061 gene encoding tetraspanin-3 — translation MGFFSRFALFVLNFLVFGVGVATVVLASIFISKNGEYGSLLAKGTFTLPICILIAGLCILLLGFFGCCGALKENSCMLYTYSAIVMVLFIAEVVLGILIFVYTDEAEEILTKGMEGVFNDYGQQDEALTKSLDLAQQELHCCGIHGYQDWKNFTYGEGTGNVAMGCCLKQTDNCNQGVADKPVSEAEEVIYTQGCYQAIKDDLQSVVVALGVTTLILGLVQLASISCACGLAKNSRQYA, via the exons ATGGGATTCTTCAGCCGATTCGCCTTGTTCGTTCTGAACTTCCTAGTGttt GGAGTGGGCGTGGCCACAGTGGTACTCGCTTCAATTTTCATCTCCAAGAACGGCGAATATGGAAGCTTGCTTGCTAAGGGGACCTTCACCTTACCGATTTGTATCCTGATAGCCGGCCTTTGTATCCTCCTCCTGGGCTTCTTCGGCTGCTGCGGCGCCTTGAAAGAGAACTCCTGTATGCTTTACACG TATTCGGCTATCGTCATGGTCCTGTTTATCGCCGAAGTGGTCTTGGGTATCCTGATCTTTGTCTACACCGATGAAGCTGAAGAAATCCTTACCAAAGGAATGGAAGGCGTCTTCAATGACTACGGGCAGCAAGATGAAGCTCTCACTAAATCTCTTGATTTGGCTCAACAAGAG CTTCACTGTTGCGGAATTCATGGATACCAGGATTGGAAGAACTTTACCTATGGAGAAGGAACCGGTAATGTGGCTATGGGTTGCTGCTTAAAGCAAACCGACAACTGCAACCAAGGAGTAGCAGATAAACCAGTATCAGAAGCAGAGGAAGTCATCTACACTCAGGGGTGCTATCAAGCTATCAAGGATGATCTGCAAAGTGTTGTGGTTGCTTTGGGAGTGACCACTTTAATTCTAGGTCTCGTTCAG CTTGCAAGTATTAGCTGTGCTTGCGGTCTTGCCAAGAATTCCAGACAATACGCGTAA